In Capsicum annuum cultivar UCD-10X-F1 chromosome 11, UCD10Xv1.1, whole genome shotgun sequence, one genomic interval encodes:
- the LOC107848417 gene encoding kinesin-like protein KIF27, which translates to MKIVSSKVKSTTPTSLAHAAKSLSKFAASNHEASHAVSLYLQRAADSFNNLVKVHEKLSREKKHSANDIKVDEVSESKQMDLKVEDVVTNEENKKNANLGKEENPETDTRNKMKKSSKNDKVGEGEPVKSKKNELEFVKIEHSEEISESRRDHKKNREVGLANEGVMKNVDIPNGSRESKKSKNLGKENEAKKLIKTEKQLDIYQGETVKSNVKTDSSAKMELELKEVKEDGVTSKDKKKRKKKNRGVGDSEQEVKKVEEDLGNKTEEEGQKRKSMDPDACENAGSTEQSSKKKSKNRRVEGEK; encoded by the coding sequence ATGAAGATTGTATCAAGCAAAGTGAAATCCACcaccccaacctctctagcacaCGCAGCAAAATCCCTCTCCAAATTTGCTGCATCAAATCACGAAGCTTCACATGCCGTTTCCTTATACCTCCAACGTGCTGCCGATTCCTTCAACAATCTTGTTAAGGTTCATGAAAAACTCAGCCGTGAAAAGAAGCATTCTGCTAATGACATCAAAGTTGATGAAGTTTCAGAAAGTAAGCAAATGGATTTAAAGGTTGAAGATGTAGTGACGAATGAGGAAAACAAGAAAAACGCGAATCTTGGCAAGGAAGAAAATCCTGAAACGGATACAAGGAATAAGATgaagaaatcatcaaaaaatGATAAAGTGGGCGAAGGGGAGCCAGTAAAATCCAAGAAAAATGAGTTGGAGTTTGTTAAAATTGAGCATTCTGAGGAAATTTCAGAAAGTAGGCGTGATCACAAGAAGAATCGGGAGGTGGGTTTAGCGAATGAAGGTGTAATGAAGAATGTGGATATTCCAAATGGGTCTCGAGAAAGTAAGAAAAGCAAGAATCTTGGCAAGGAAAATGAGGCCAAGAAGTTGATCAAGACTGAGAAACAGCTCGATATATACCAAGGAGAGACAGTAAAATCCAATGTTAAAACTGATAGTTCCGCGAAAATGGAACTGGAGCTTAAGGAAGTTAAGGAAGATGGCGTGACAAGTAAAgataagaagaagaggaaaaagaaaaatagaggtgTTGGTGACAGTGAGCAGGAGGTGAAGAAAGTGGAAGAGGACTTGGGTAATAAGACGGAGGAGGAAGGGCAAAAGAGGAAGAGTATGGATCCTGATGCTTGTGAAAATGCTGGTTCAACGGAGCAGAGTAGTaagaaaaagagtaaaaacaGAAGAGTTGAAGGTGAAAAGTAA
- the LOC107848603 gene encoding chitinase 2 gives MESLKFCISLLVLQALFNISPTTEAVPAFCPGVFREYIGAEGKNVTFSDVPINPNVEFHFLLSFSIDYTNTKSPEPTNGDFLVYWDIDRLTPSQISSIKAQYKNVKVGMSLGGDTVNGKNATFTPASITSWVRNAIYSITKIVKEYNLDAIDIDYEHFNADPDTFAECIGRLLYYLKQNNVVSYTSIAPYANDSVQAHYLALWRKYGHLIDFVNFQFYAYEKGTTTPQFLQYFETQMYNYKGGKILVSFGTDNSGGLSPRHGFFDACSILRSQGTLHGIFIWSADDSKKDSFIYEKLSQDLLASAI, from the coding sequence ATGGAGTCTTTAAAATTTTGCATCTCTCTTCTTGTCCTTCAAGCTCTCTTCAACATCTCTCCTACGACTGAGGCAGTTCCAGCATTCTGCCCTGGGGTTTTCAGAGAATATATTGGAGCTGAGGGcaagaatgtcacattctctgatgTCCCAATTAATCCAAATGTTGAGTTTCATTTCCTCCTCTCCTTTTCTATAGACTACACAAACACAAAATCACCAGAACCCACTAATGGTGACTTCCTAGTCTATTGGGACATTGACAGGCTCACCCCTTCTCAGATTTCTTCCATCAAGGCTCAGTATAAAAACGTTAAGGTAGGAATGAGTCTCGGTGGTGATACAGTGAATGGTAAAAATGCCACCTTCACACCTGCTTCAATTACTTCTTGGGTGAGAAATGCAATATATTCAATCACCAAGATAGTGAAAGAGTATAACCTGGATGCAATAGATATAGATTATGAACACTTCAATGCAGATCCAGATACATTTGCCGAGTGCATTGGGCGACTGTTGTACTATCTTAAACAAAACAATGTCGTCTCCTACACATCAATAGCACCATACGCAAATGATTCAGTGCAAGCTCACTATTTAGCACTCTGGAGAAAGTATGGTCATCTAATAGACTTTGTCAACTTCCAATTTTATGCCTATGAAAAGGGCACAACCACTCCTCAGTTCCTACAGTACTTCGAAACTCAGATGTATAACTATAAAGGAGGCAAGATTCTAGTTAGCTTTGGAACTGACAACAGTGGTGGCTTGTCTCCTAGACATGGATTCTTTGATGCATGCAGCATACTGAGGAGTCAGGGAACACTTCATGGTATCTTTATTTGGTCTGCGGACGACTCTAAGAAAGATAGCTTTATATATGAAAAGCTGTCACAGGACCTCTTAGCAAGTGCAATTTGA
- the LOC107848602 gene encoding uncharacterized protein LOC107848602, with translation MLCFSWKPSIVFLGISMDGFMNILRPLTFLTFSENNDVHFIDFKQSNFKQSKLLVTIVGLQTVFVLIICSCFLEHKRKLESFHICLLQLMLQAFQKNLIYSFVSLNFCVNRTPQRIRPMVFGQQMGLLFFKPVTLYSSTLRAMLATSKSVIYRKLKQRQLQSSYEVH, from the exons ATGTTATGTTTCAGCTGGAAGCCAAGCATTGTCTTTCTTGGCATTTCTATGGACGGCTTTATGAATATTCTTAG GCCTTTGACGTTTCTAACATTTTCAGAAAATAATGACGTTCACTTCATCGACTTCAAGCAGTCAAACTTCAAGCAGTCAAAGCTACTTGTAACAATTGTTGGCCTTCAAACTGTGTTTGTTTTGATCATCTGCAGTTGTTTTCTTGAGCACAAGCGCAAACTTGAGTCATTTCACATCTGTCTCCTTCAACTTATGTTACAAGCTTTTCAGAAGAACTTGATTTATAGTTTCGTATCCCTGAATTTCTGTGTTAATAGAACACCTCAAAGGATAAGGCCCATGGTGTTTGGCCAGCAAATGGGACTTCTTTTTTTTAAACCAGTAACTTTGTATTCCTCAACATTAAGGGCTATGCTGGCCACCTCCAAAAGTGTTATTTACAGAAAATTGAAGCAACGACAATTACAGAGCTCCTATGAAGTCCACTAA
- the LOC107848601 gene encoding chitinase 2 — protein MESFKLWISLLVLQTLLSISRTTAVVSANCPVVFREYIGALGKNVTFSDVPINPNVEFHFLLSFAIDYTNTNSPQPTNGNFLIYWDADNLTPSHISSIKAKHKNVKVGMSLGGDSVNGKNATFAPTSITSWVRNAIYSITKISKEYHLDAIDIDYEHFNVDPNTFAECIGRLLYFLKQNNVISYTSIAPYADDSVQEHYLALWRKYSHLIDYVNFQFYAYAKGTTIPQFLQYFETQRCNYKGGKVLVSFGTNNIGGLSPENGFFDACTILRRQGKLHGIFIWSADNSMKDHFLNEKLSQDLLARAT, from the coding sequence ATGGAGTCATTCAAACTCTGGATCTCCCTTCTTGTCCTTCAGACTCTCTTGAGTATTTCACGTACAACCGCGGTAGTTTCAGCAAACTGCCCTGTGGTTTTCAGAGAATATATTGGAGCTCTAGgaaagaatgtcacattctctgacgtCCCAATTAATCCAAATGTTGAGTTTCACTTCCTCCTCTCCTTTGCCATAGACTACACAAACACAAATTCACCACAACCCACTAATGGTAACTTCCTGATATATTGGGACGCTGATAACCTCACGCCTTCTCATATTTCTTCCATCAAGGCCAAGCATAAAAACGTTAAGGTAGGTATGAGTCTTGGTGGTGATTCAGTGAATGGTAAAAATGCCACCTTTGCTCCTACATCAATTACATCTTGGGTGAGAAATGCAATATATTCAATCACCAAGATATCAAAAGAGTATCACCTGGATGCAATAGATATAGATTATGAACACTTCAATGTGGATCCCAATACATTTGCAGAGTGCATCGGACGACTGTTATACTTCCTTAAACAAAATAATGTCATCTCTTACACATCAATAGCACCATATGCAGATGATTCAGTGCAGGAGCATTATTTAGCACTCTGGAGAAAGTATAGTCATCTAATAGACTATGTGAACTTCCAATTTTATGCCTACGCGAAGGGCACAACTATTCCTCAATTCCTGCAGTACTTTGAGACCCAGAGATGTAACTATAAAGGAGGCAAGGTTCTTGTGAGCTTTGGAACTAATAATATTGGAGGTTTGTCTCCTGAAAATGGATTCTTTGATGCATGCACCATACTAAGGAGACAAGGAAAGCTTCATGGTATCTTTATTTGGTCTGCAGATAACTCTATGAAGGATCATTTCCTAAATGAAAAGCTTTCACAGGACCTCTTAGCAAGGGCAACTTAA